From one Coffea eugenioides isolate CCC68of chromosome 11, Ceug_1.0, whole genome shotgun sequence genomic stretch:
- the LOC113752319 gene encoding uncharacterized protein LOC113752319, translating into MAEELADILQSFELSSKELQVTDVGRDELAIGIRECQCSLIGKIMGEKIVNYTGVKNFVTIAWSYPRDLKVAELGPNTFQFILLGENDRERVMNGGPWILDNQILVMNRWYEGIEDDETTFNLAPIWVQVWNLPIHWMSKEAGRKIGAVFHQVRDVIIPQMGGKEGRHLKLSVLMDIAQPLLRGPTVKVAGSAKWACFKYERCPDFCYSCGRMGHSERTCDKPMLVCL; encoded by the coding sequence ATGGCTGAGGAGCTAGCAGATATACTGCAAAGCTTTGAGCTTTCGAGTAAGGAGCTTCAGGTTACTGACGTGGGTAGGGATGAGCTGGCTATTGGTATTAGGGAGTGCCAATGCAGCTTGATAGGGAAGATAATGGGTGAAAAGATTGTAAATTACACAGGAGTCAAGAACTTTGTCACCATAGCCTGGAGCTACCCTAGAGACCTGAAAGTAGCAGAGCTAGGGCCGAATACTTTCCAGTTCATACTCCTAGGAGAAAATGACAGAGAAAGAGTCATGAATGGAGGGCCTTGGATACTGGACAATCAGATACTAGTGATGAACAGATGGTATGAAGGTATAGAGGATGATGAGACAACTTTTAACCTGGCTCCAATCTGGGTGCAAGTCTGGAATCTCCCAATACATTGGATGTCTAAAGAGGCAGGGAGGAAGATAGGAGCTGTGTTCCACCAAGTGAGAGATGTGATAATCCCACAAATGGGTGGGAAGGAGGGAAGACATCTCAAACTTTCTGTACTCATGGACATTGCACAACCTCTTCTGAGAGGGCCAACAGTTAAGGTGGCAGGGAGTGCAAAATGGGCATGCTTTAAGTATGAAAGGTGCCCCGACTTTTGTTATAGCTGTGGTAGAATGGGTCATAGTGAAAGAACATGTGATAAACCTATGCTTGTATGCTTGTag
- the LOC113752320 gene encoding uncharacterized protein LOC113752320, translating into MESWKNKLLSNAGKEVLLKAIAMALPMYAMSCFKLPGKLCKDVSAMMARYWWGEEEGKKKLHWCSWSKLTKHKDKGGMGFKDLQDFNKALLGKQIWRLITCPNLLLSKVMKARWNRPLIFSTFNGKDAEEILKIPISLAGRTDCSYWIASNNGKYTMKSAYKMLEREEKAQQQESSGKGETSCHVQKEKVWRKMWGMDIKGKLKHFLWKCLNKALPVNELIYYRTRMGEPICQVCGEGEETIEHLMFFCTIAKELWRLAPVQWDGIEDRRGNFNTWWSELMEASSKREGQQHQALTVNILWQLWKARNEKIFNNKSRNPFDIVQKAHLEWIEYTEVQGTGKLASRQETSASNEEAPDDTTNSNTMTIVVEVSQQKETKTMGISIVATKDNKVHATWAMKDRSTGDTLLDYAAALKLALCKISQKHWPAVHLLVSSAQMVRMLRNNKTTDVRLFAQLEDIHMFKALFMNCSFSLVANQCNRLGRRISKYATSLAQDEEYLSPLCQMTQL; encoded by the exons ATGGAAAGTTGGAAAAACAAGTTGCTAAGCAATGCAGGGAAAGAAGTACTACTGAAAGCCATCGCAATGGCTCTACCTATGTACGCCATGTCCTGCTTCAAACTTCCAGGCAAACTCTGTAAAGATGTGAGTGCAATGATGGCTAGGTACTggtggggagaagaagaaggaaaaaagaagctGCATTGGTGCTCCTGGTCTAAACTTACAAAGCACAAAGACAAAGGGGGAATGGGATTTAAGGACCTGCAAGATTTTAATAAAGCTCTTCTTGGAAAGCAAATTTGGAGGTTGATAACATGCCCAAATCTTTTGCTAAGTAAGGTTATGAAAGCCAG GTGGAATAGACCTTTGATTTTCAGTACATTCAATGGGAAAGATGCTGAAGAAATCCTCAAAATTCCAATAAGTTTAGCAGGCAGGACAGATTGCAGCTACTGGATAGCAAGCAATAATGGAAAATACACTATGAAGTCAGCCTATAAGATGCTGGAAAGGGAGGAGAAAGCTCAACAACAAGAGAGTAGTGGGAAAGGGGAAACCAGCTGTCATGTGCAGAAGGAGAAGGTATGGAGGAAGATGTGGGGAATGGACATTAAGGGCAAACTAAAGCATTTTCTTTGGAAATGTCTGAACAAAGCTCTACCAGTGAACGAGCTCATTTACTACAGAACTCGAATGGGGGAACCAATATGTCAAGTGTGTGGCGAAGGGGAGGAAACAATAGAGCACTTGATGTTTTTTTGCACTATCGCAAAGGAGCTATGGAGATTGGCACCTGTGCAGTGGGATGGCATTGAGGATAGAAGAGGTAATTTTAACACATGGTGGAGTGAGTTGATGGAAGCATCAAGTAAGAGGGAAGGACAGCAGCACCAAGCACTTACCGTGAACATTCTTTGGCAACTGTGGAAAGCTAGGAAtgagaagatcttcaacaacaAGAGTAGGAATCCTTTTGACATTGTACAGAAAGCTCATCTAGAATGGATAGAATACACTGAAGTGCAAGGTACAGGTAAGCTGGCGAGCAGACAGGAAACATCAGCTAGCAATGAAGAGGCACCAGATGACACAACAAACAGCAACACAATGACAATTGTTGTGGAGGTGAGCCAGCAGAAGGAAACGAAAACTATGGGCATTAGTATAGTGGCAACCAAGGACAACAAGGTGCATGCTACATGGGCCATGAAGGACAGAAGTACAGGGGACACTTTATTGGATTATGCGGCTGCACTCAAATTAGCGTTGTGTAAAATCAGCCAGAAGCATTGGCCTGCTGTGCATCTGCTTGTTTCATCCGCACAGATGGTACGAATGCTGAGAAATAACAAGACCACAGATGTAAgactttttgctcaattggaAGACATTCACATGTTCAAAGCTTTGTTTATGAACTGCTCATTTAGCTTAGTTGCCAACCAGTGTAATAGACTAGGGAGAAGAATTAGTAAGTATGCTACTTCATTAGCGCAAGATGAGGAATATCTAAGTCCTCTGTGTCAAATGACACAATTGTAG